CTCCGAGATTCTGATTGCGCAGACCTGGAATGAAGACCTGGCTGCAAAAGCGGGTGAAGGAATCTGCAGGGAATTTACAGATTTTCATATTGTGGGATGGTATGCACCGTCCATGAACCTGCACAGAAGTGCGTTCGGCGGACGTAATTTTGAATACTATTCAGAGGACAGCCTGCTGAGCAGCAGGATGGCACTGGCAGAAGTAACGGCAGCAGTGGAGCAGGGAGTTTATCCGTATATCAAGCATCTGGTGATGAATGAGCAGGAAACCAACCGGAACGCGCTGCTGTGCACCTGGTTTACGGAACAGAGCGCAAGGGAGCTTTATCTGAAACCGTTTGAATACTGTGTAAAGAATACCCCAAGCGGAAAACTGGCAGTGATGTCTTCTTATAACTTCCTTGGTACCGAATGGGCAGGCGGATGCTCCGCACTTCTGAAGGATATTCTGAGGGAAGAGTGGGGATTTGAAGGAATGGTAATCTCCGATTACTTTGGAAATTATGGATATATGGACGCAGACCGGGCAGTCAGAGGCGGAACAGATATGATGCTGGGAACCTCCGGAAACGAAGCAATTATGACCGATTTGAGTGCAACCTCCGTAATTGCAATGAGAGAAGCCACGAAAAATATTTTCTACGTAGTAGTAAACAGCAACGCATATGAGGAGTATGTACCGGGTGCAATTCCATCCTGGATGCAGATTGTATACATTGTGGATGCAATACTTGCGGCGCTGCTTATCCTTGCAGAGGTTTTCTTGATCAGAGGCTATTTAAAAAAGAAAAAAAGCGTGATTACGATAGAGAGCGCGACTGCGGAAAAGAAAAAATAAGAATTTTCAAAAAGAAATTGAGAAATTGAGGAAAAGATATTGACCGGTAGTTACTATCGCAAATTATAATCGGTTACGGAAAACGGCAGAACAGTATCTGTATAAAAGAAAAAACGAGGAGGAAGGACAATGACAATGAAAAAAATAGCTGGAATTATTACGGTGGGAGCCCTGCTTCTGTTTACACTGACTGCCTGCGGTAGCAGCAATTCTTCTGCCAACGCCGCTTCTGCGGAAGAGGAGACGCCTGCAGCGCAGGCGGAGGAAACCGTGGCAGCGGGAACGGAGGCACTGGATACGGCGGCTGCGGATACGACGGCTCCGGATGGCGGAAGCGTTCTGGTAGCGTATTTCTCGCACACGGGAAATACAGAGGAAGTGGCGCAGATGATTGCGGAGTATACCGGCGGCGATCTGGCCAAGATTCAGCGGGCAAGCGAATACGAGGATCTTGAGGCAGAGGCTGAAGCGGAAATCAAGGATGGTGTGCATCCGGAAATCACGGTATCCGTGGACAGTATCGAAGAGTATGACACCATATTTGTGGGCTATCCCATCTGGTGGGATGAAGCTCCGGCGATGATTTCCACATTCCTTGCGGACAATGATTTTTCCGGAAAAACGGTGGTTCCGTTCTGCACCAGCGCAAGTGACGACATCGGCAACAGTCTTCATATTTTCAGCGAGCTCTGCCCGGATGCAGAGATTGCCGAGGGGCTTACCGCAAATAATCCGGAGGATATCGAACCCTGGATTCAGAGCCTTGGGCTTATGGATGTCACACAGGCGGAATCTGAAACGGAAGTACAGACAGGCTCTGTGGCAGACGCCGAAAACACAACGGCGTCCGGCGGGACAGAAGAAGCGGGCGCGGGAAATATTCTGATAGCATATTTTTCTGTTATGGAGACGGACGGCGTGGATACGGTAGCCGGAGCGAGCCGCGTTGCAACGGACGCCGGGGTCATGGGCAATAATGAGTACATTGCGCAGATTATCCAGCGGGAAACCGGCGGCGATGTGTTTGCCATTGAGACGGTGCAGGAATATCCCACCACACATGATGCTCTGCTGGAATTTGCCTATGAGGAAAAAGCGGAAAATGCCAGACCGGAGCTTGCGACGCAGATTGAAAACCTGGACAGCTACGATGTGATTTTCCTGGGCTTCCCCAACTGGAACGCCGACCTGCCGATGCCGCTTTATACATTCCTGGAAACCTATGATTTCAGCGGAAAAACCATTATTCCGTTTACGACCCACGGCGGCAGCGGATTTTCCAGGACGATCGAGACGATTTCCGGTCTGCAGCCGGGCGCGACCGTTATTTCCGACGGGCTTTCGATTTCCCGGAACAGTGTTCCGGAAGCGGAGGGCGAAGTTGTGGATTGGGTAAATAGCCTCGATTTAAACGTTGAGTAAGATAACAGATGAAGGCCTGCCCGCCAAATCACGGGCAGGCTTTATAATTCAATTTCCTCCCTATTAAGTCAAGTCTTTTTTCCTTAAAAATCAAGGATTTTTTCAATATATCATCAATAAATATCTCAGAAGAAGGAGCCATAGGAATGGACATTTCTCTGTATCTGGTACGAAAATAGCTGGTTTTGG
This is a stretch of genomic DNA from Marvinbryantia formatexigens DSM 14469. It encodes these proteins:
- a CDS encoding flavodoxin, giving the protein MTMKKIAGIITVGALLLFTLTACGSSNSSANAASAEEETPAAQAEETVAAGTEALDTAAADTTAPDGGSVLVAYFSHTGNTEEVAQMIAEYTGGDLAKIQRASEYEDLEAEAEAEIKDGVHPEITVSVDSIEEYDTIFVGYPIWWDEAPAMISTFLADNDFSGKTVVPFCTSASDDIGNSLHIFSELCPDAEIAEGLTANNPEDIEPWIQSLGLMDVTQAESETEVQTGSVADAENTTASGGTEEAGAGNILIAYFSVMETDGVDTVAGASRVATDAGVMGNNEYIAQIIQRETGGDVFAIETVQEYPTTHDALLEFAYEEKAENARPELATQIENLDSYDVIFLGFPNWNADLPMPLYTFLETYDFSGKTIIPFTTHGGSGFSRTIETISGLQPGATVISDGLSISRNSVPEAEGEVVDWVNSLDLNVE